In Haloarcula sp. H-GB4, a single genomic region encodes these proteins:
- a CDS encoding isopentenyl phosphate kinase, producing the protein MTVVLKLGGSVITEKDEPETVDRTALSAAVSAIADSAVGEDIVIVHGGGSFGHHHAAEYGVSTTEGTHDVNGVQAIHGAMCRLNAAVVDALSEAGVPAVPVHPFSAAARDTGGDISLPTAQVTTLLEEGFVPVLHGDLVAHAGAGATVLSGDELVVELAPAVDADRVGVCSTVPGVLYEDGTVIDRIEAFEAVASALGGSDTTDVSGGMAGKVRALLALSAPALVFGPDALPAFLAGESPGTTIAGNDSD; encoded by the coding sequence ATGACGGTCGTCCTCAAACTCGGTGGGAGCGTCATCACCGAAAAAGACGAACCTGAGACGGTCGACCGAACTGCGCTATCGGCGGCGGTGTCAGCTATCGCTGACTCGGCAGTCGGCGAGGATATCGTCATCGTGCATGGCGGGGGGAGCTTCGGCCACCACCACGCCGCCGAATATGGCGTTAGCACGACCGAAGGAACCCACGACGTAAACGGCGTGCAGGCCATCCACGGCGCGATGTGCCGGCTCAACGCCGCTGTCGTAGATGCGCTCTCCGAGGCAGGCGTTCCGGCTGTTCCGGTCCACCCGTTCTCGGCGGCTGCACGCGACACAGGTGGCGATATCTCGCTACCGACGGCGCAGGTCACGACGCTGCTTGAGGAAGGGTTCGTTCCAGTCCTGCACGGCGACCTCGTCGCACACGCCGGCGCGGGCGCGACGGTTCTGAGCGGCGACGAACTGGTCGTCGAACTCGCGCCCGCCGTCGACGCCGACCGCGTCGGCGTCTGCTCGACCGTTCCCGGCGTTCTCTATGAAGACGGGACCGTCATTGACCGTATCGAGGCATTCGAGGCTGTAGCATCGGCCCTGGGTGGGAGCGACACGACGGATGTGTCGGGCGGGATGGCCGGCAAGGTCCGTGCGCTGCTTGCACTTTCGGCCCCCGCTCTCGTGTTCGGCCCCGACGCGCTCCCTGCGTTTCTCGCCGGTGAGAGTCCGGGGACGACTATCGCTGGTAATGACAGCGACTGA